A segment of the Pseudobacteriovorax antillogorgiicola genome:
AACAGCTTTCGCTTCAGTGCAAGAGGCAGAGGCCTTGGCTACCAATCCATGAGTACACCTATAATATTGCAAAGCTGGGGCCAAGTTCAGCCTAGGCTAAGTCCTCGAAAATAGGTGCTTATAGAGAACAGGAAAAAAACCGATATCTGTAAAAATGTTGAGTCAGTTTGGACTTTTAAGTCGACGATGTCGTTTTTGAAAGGCATATCGATCATGCCAAGCTGAGTAAAACAGAGGTTGAATTCGTAGCAATGGTCATCTCTTATGGAGAATTGGTTCTTGGCAGCAAATTAAGATAAAATTTGAGTAGCTTCTATCGAGTTAGGAAATACGATGCTCAAGTTTTTTAAGATGCTAAGGGTATGGTGCCTGCTACTCATCAGTATTCCAGCTAGTGCTCAAGAGTTGGACTATGCCTTTGAAACGGCTCGAATTAGGGGGCGGGGAGGAACCTATGCTGCTCAATACTACGGAAATCAAAGTCCTCGCTTCAATCCTGCAACCCTCGCCGAAGACAATGCTGCCTTTCAACTAAGGCCCCTAGAGATCAATCTCTCTGTCGGCCGCAATGTTGTTTCAACGATCAATGATGTGGTAGGCCACGATTTTGGCAAAAGCGATACCGATGCAGTGATTGAGTTTATTAGAAAGTTTGAGAATAAATTCGGGGACCGACATCTGGGCCGCTTCGAGCTAGAGTTGCTCGCCATGCGGGTGCTTTCTGTGGAAGTGATGCCGTTTGTCAAAAACCAGACATATATCGAGCTTCGGCGGCCGACCACCCCGCAGTTTGATTATATCGTGGACACCCAAACGGGGATCTACATTGCCTATGGGCTAAGCTTGGGCGGCGTTGTAAAGCTGGGCTTCGGGCTAAAACCAATGTTTCGAACTGTCACTACCGGACAATTGATCTTCACTGATGTCCTTGATCTCGAAAATACCGATATTGAAGCCTTCGCCGACACTACTCAAGGCAATGGTATTGGGGGCGACCTGTCTGCATTGTGGACTCCAATAGCTAGATTTAGGCTTGGACTGATCGTGGAAAACGTTGGTGACATGGGATATTTTGACTCCGACGATGCACCGAGTAATATCCGGCAAAAGTCCAGTTTGGGCTTCTTGTGGCGCTACCCCATGAGTTCTTGGAACCTTGATATTCTTGGTGATGTTCAAGATATGGAGAATCGTGATGGCAAGCATTGGTCGCGCCTCTTCCACTGGGGAGCCGAAATTGGCACCAAGGCTTTTAGCAAGGATCATGACTACGGTGCAGTTGTGGGCATCAACGATGGCTATGGCACTTGGGGGCTTTTTGCTGACCTTTGGATCGCTCGATTAGAAATTGCCCAGTACTCTGTTGAACTGGATCGTAATCCGGGAAGTCGTGAGGATGCTCGATATGGTATTAGTTTGCGGACTTCCATGACGTTTTAGGAGAAATTATGAAGCTTGCGACCATGAGCCTGGGGGCTTTATTGTTTTTGTTGAGTTGTAGCACAAATATCTATGAATCACTGGTTACCGATACAGATGATACTGGCAAGATGGAAGAAGCGGCGAACTTGATTGATGATCAAAAATATGACGAGGCTGTGGCGAAGCTTAACGAAGTTGAAAAAGATAACAATGAAAAACGCTTCCTGCAGGTTGCAGCGTTGCTGGGGCAGTCAGGATTCAATGTTTGGCAAATTGTGATTGATATTATCGATTCTGGTAGCAGTAGCAGTAAAATTACCTTTGACCGCATCTTTGATTCTATATCTGGCAGCGTTTTTGGTTCTGGGGATGAGAGGGATGCTAGAATTGCTGCCATTGGCCAATCGATAACCCTGCTTGATACAGCTCCAGAGGGGCAGACCCGAGCGACAGCAAACCTTAACTGCTTTCTCGGTGGGGTACTTGCTGTTGTTGCTGTCGATGATGGTAACACGGCTATGAGTGGAGTGAGTTCAGCTCTTCAATCGATCCAGGATAATGCGACGGGTACTGGAGACAGTACGGAGGAATGTCCAGGTATTGAAGACCTTAGTACCAACCTTGATTTGATTGCTTCTGTACAAACCAACCTATCCCTAGTGCTTGCGGCCACCAGCGATTGCAGTTTCATCGATTTTTCGGGTTCGGAACTCAATAGCGTTGAGCAACAGATTGCAGACTTTGTAGATAATGGCGATCAAGGTTGTTCCGAGAATCCTGACTGTGGTGCTGGAGCAGCCTGCCAAGCGCTCAGCCTCGGCTGTGTTCAGTCGGTAGTCAATGATGATAGTTCGGTGTCGGGTGATGGCACGGTCTCATCTTGTGAAATCGTGCAGAACTGCCTAGGAGCAAGTTGCTTCTAATGAGAGCTAAGCTCAATGGCGGTAGGGCCTAGAGGTTTGAAGGGGTAACGAGCTAGAAGCTCTCCATTCTGGTCGGCGAAGTAGAGCATCATTCCTACCAGCTCTGCTCCCTCAACGCCGCTTGGAAGGCTGAAATTAAGCTGGGAATTCCATCGTTTTCGAAAGCTAAAGCTATTCGCTAGGCTAAGATCCATAATCGAGCCAGATTCCGTGAGGATGACCTGATCGTTGGGAATTCCAATGAGTTTGATATTGCCGTCTGCAAGCTGAAGCTTAGCAACTCCCCAGGAGTAACCTTTCAAGAGACTTTCGGAAGTGTTCGAAAGTGAAAACTCGATGCTTGTTCCCCCTCGGGCAAGCGTTGTCATCGTTAGGCGACTGATAAAGAACAGGGGGCTAGCTTTAGCTTCTTGCCAATCCTTAAGGTTGATGACAGGGGCAGCGGGTTCGGTCTGCATCTGATTCTCAAGCTGAGGAGTATCGTCATATGCTTGCTCGAAGATATTCTCATACTGCGACTGGTAATTCAGAACTTGTTCGGTCCGTTCACGGAGGCTGTTGACCAAGTAATTTCGTGATTCAATAAACATTCCCGAGGCGATCACGGCAGCGATACCGAATAAGCTCAAGAACACTGCTGTGAGGCTACCGATAACAATAAAGCGACTCGATAGTCGGTGGCGATGTGTTCGTCCGCGGCCTACAAAGTAGACAAGCGAGACCGATTCGTTGGACTTTGTGTAGTTAATTACTTTTCGAAGCCAAGACCACATATATCAATCCGGTAGCAGGAATAAGAAGACGATTTTATATCATCTACTTAAGTCTATTGCAAATCATCTAACCTTTCTTTAGATTAGCCTTCGACCTAAGCGGAGGCAAGTCTTCATGATCGCACCAATCACTCGCCGTGGCGTTATCAAAATGGGTGTCATGAGCAGTTTTCTGTCAGGAACCCGTTGGGCTTTTGGTAATAACTCACTGCGGGAAGGGCAAGCTCGATCTCATGATGCAATCACGCAGGCCGAGCTAGATTTCTTGCACAAGATGATCCAAGTGCTTAGCCCCGAGTTTTATGGCAACACCTCCTATCACGACTTGCAGGATCACATCATTGTCTTAGATAGGCTCTTATGGGAACTTTTTCCTGATTTCCATTCAGAGTTACGTCAGGGGCTGAGCTTTCTCACCTCGCGCAGCCTGACCTTCGCAACTCTAAGCAGCGTCTACTCGCCTTCAGCGTAGAGGAAATACTTGAAATAAAAAAAGATGCCGAAACAAGATTGATTCCGGCATCTTTATCGAAAAGGATATGGCGAATCCTACAGGGTGGTCATGGCGTTGAACACTCCTGCTGCTGTCTCTGCCATAGCTGTGGAAAGCTGTAGTAAAGACAACATTTAGCTAATGGTATTAGCCGACCTCTGTGATGATTACAAGTTGAACTTTGCACTTTTAATGGCTGCAAATACTGAGAATCAAGGCCCTTACCCTGATTGTTCCTACCTAGGTAAAAGTAGCGTAATTTAAAATTTAGGTTATTTTACGAGAAAATCTGGATATCGACCATTCTTGTCGAATAAATTGTAGCAAAATTACAAAACATCGATTATGGTCAGGAGGTCTTGATGAGAGTGCAAGCTCTCGTTGTCCAGTTTCACTGGACCTCTAAAGATACTATCTGCCCGGTGACATTCGCAGAATCTAGTTTTGATCGAGTGTGCCCCCTTAGAGGGTATCGGAAATGAACTCCTCCGATACCCACTTTTTTTCCCAATCTTTGTATCAAGCTAGCCAATGAAGTCTTCGTTCGTAATTAAATCTCATTGATTGTAGTGCCTTGCATCTCCGTACAGCGTCTTTTTAGCTAATCCTCTGCAATCATTAAAGGACTCGTCATTGCTTCCGAAAATACCCATAGATCGATGAGGGTGTTGATGGCGTTGAAGAACTTTCAAAAGAAGATGATCCAAGAATCATATGCCAAGATTCGCAAGATAGATGGAACCCATCCCTTTAAGGAGTCTGTCCACGGCAGTTTTGTCAGCTATCGAGTTCGCTATCGTGGCCGCGGACGTATCAGCTACTTCAACTTTCCACTGGCGAAAGAGATGGGCTTGATCTCCAGTGATCATCCCCACGTTATGAGTCGATCCCTCGAATCGGCGCTCCTAGATACGTTTAGTATTCAGATTATCAATGAATACGATATGACTCATGGAACGAAGATCGACCCTAATGATGTCAAACCAAACCAGTACATGGCGACCCGGTATCTACAACTTCAGCACCCAAGTAAAATTGGCATAACATCTGGTGACGGGCGTAGCATCTGGAACGGTGTTGTTCGCCACCGAGGTAAAGTCTGGGATGTTTCCTCCTGTGGTACTGGAGCTACGTGCCTTTCACCGGCAACTGCAATTAACAATAAGTATTTTAGGACCGGCGATCCTGCAGTCAGTTATGGCTGTGGCCATTCCACAGTATCGGAAGGCTTGGTTGACGTCCTTTTTAGCGAGATACTTACAAAGAATCGGATCGATACGGAACGGGTTTTGTGTGTCATCGCCTATCCCAAGGGCTTAGGGACCACAGTTCGTGTTGGTAAGAATTTGCTCAGGCCATCTCACTTCTTCAATCACCTTAAACAGGGGCAATATCTAAGGCTAAAGGATGTGGCAGACTACTATATTCAAAGGCAGGTTCAAAACGGTGACTGGAAAATACCCAAGGGTCAAAATCAATACCTTTACCTTAGGGATCGCATGGTCGAGACCTTTGCTGATATCGCAGCTAAGTTTGAAGCCCATTATATCTTTTGTTGGCTTGACTGGGATGGCGACAATGTACTCGCCGACGGCGGTATTATAGATTTCGGCTCGGTCAGGCAGTTCGGCCTTTACTATCATGAATATAAGTTTGATGATGCAGAGCGCTGGTCGACGAATATCAAGGAACAACGAGGTAAAGCACGCTATACGGTTCAGACGTTCATCCAGCTTGTGGATTATCTGATAAGTGGTAAGCGAAAGCCGATCCACTCGTTTCGCAACCATCGATCCTTGAAACGGTTCGATCGACTTCTCGAATGGCGGCTTAAGGAAGAACTGCTTTGGAAAGTGGGTTTCAACGAGCCTCAGATCAAGTTTCTCATGGGATTTGCCAACAAGCACGTTGATCAGTTACTAAAATCCCATAGCTATCTGGAACAGATAAAATCTCGCGAGGGGGTTCATCAGGTAGCTGATGGTCAGAATTGCAATATTCTCAGCAACACCCGCAAGTTGCTACTTGAGCTGCCGGGTGCTATGGTCGATTTAGAGCCTCTCGATCAGCAAGCCTTTCTGAAGATTCTTGGGTCTCATCACAGCCAGTATGAGAGCTTTCCTAAAACCAGAGCCTTGCGGCAGCATATTCAGAAGTTTCAAAAATCCTACATTAAGCTTGTCCAGAAAACTTCAGACAATCAGGGGCGGTCCTCGGCCATCATACTAGCAAATCTTCGTCAGCGGGCTCAGCAGATCAACCACCCAGAGCGGATTACCGGTGATTCGTTGTGTCTGGTGGTCGAGGAAATCTTGAAAAAGCGTAGCTCTTTTAGCTTTGAGCAGCTAGAGCAGCTGATCCTTCATTTTGTAAACGAGCAAATTCTCAATCCCGACTTCAAACCTAGTAAGGCATGGCGTGAAGCTGTTCGGCCACCCATATTTTCTCGGCGCTTTTATCGGCGCATCCTCAAGCTTGTTTCAGATTATCGAGAAGGTTTATGATGAGGTTATGGATGTTCAGCTCTGGTGAAGCTGAAGACAACGAGGATATGGATGAAGACCTATTCCATGAGATCGATCGAAAGCGGCCACAAATCACATTTATCCCTGCTCATCAGGATGATGCCTTGATATGCTACGACGAATTTATTGAGCGGTTCGCACACTACGACTATATTAAATTTCGGATGCTGGATTTAGAATCCCCAGTGACGCAAAAGGAGCTACGAAAAACATTGCAGTCGGACCTGATTTATCTCTCTGGTGGTAATACCTTCCACTTTCTTAAGTATCTTCGCAGTTCAGGCTTTATTAACGAACTGCGATATTATGCTAAGTCAGGTGGTTTGATAGCTGGCCATAGCGCTGGTGCGATTTTGATGACTCCGCACATTCGAACGGCGAGCTTTCCCTATTTTGACCGAGACGAAAATGAGGTAGGTATTAAGAATTTCATAGCCATGAGGCTTGTTAAGTTTGAGTTTTTTCCTCATTACGTGAATAATATTCGATATTCAGATGCCCTAGTCATGGCATCGAAAAAGTGCCATTGGCCTATTTATGCAGCCGCTGATGGAGGCGGTGTCGCGATCACTGATAAGGGGCTGCGAGTTTATGGTAAGGTTTGGGCCTTTTTTCAGGGCAAAAAATTCAAGATTGGATTTCGATGAAGAGCTTACGCAAACAATATGAAGCATTGATGTCTCACCCCCGGACATTTAAGACTCTTTTGAGTCTTTGGCCGCCGTTTCTTTTTTCAGGAATTCGTGTGGCAGAGGTAGAGCGCGATTACCGCTATATTCGAATCGAACTTAAGTCTTATCCTTTCAATCGGAATCATTTTGGAGTGCACTTTGGTGGCTCATTATTCGCCATGTTAGACCCTTTCTATATGTTTATGGTGCTTCATAATTTGGGGCCAAAATACTACGTATGGGACAAAAGTGGTGAGATCGAGTTTGTGAAACCTGGGCGAGGCACTGTTACGGCTCATCTGCAGGTCGATCAGGGAATGATCGATCTAATCAAATCGGAAACCGGAGCAGGAGATAAATACCTTCCTGAGTTCTCTTGTGAGGTATGGGATGAGCAGGATGAAGTCGTTGCGATTTACAAGAAAGTACTCTACGTGCGTCTCAAGCCAGAGCATCGCAGTTGATCTTTAAATCTGTGGTAACATATGATCACATCTCTAATGCAAGGAGGCGAAGGTGAGAGGAATCTGTCTTGTCGGGTTACTCATAGTTTGGTTAAGCTCATGCAAGAAGCAAGTCTTGGGTCCAGTTGTCGAGCCAGGTAGCTCGAAATTATCCAGTATCATGATTGGTGCCCCTAAGGTGAAGGTAGATGGCTATGACCAAGCGACAGTTTCTATTACCTGCTTGAACTGTGCGAATCCGAAGGAAGAAGCTGAATCCATGGTCGATCATAGTATTGCCTTTAAAGAGCCTAAGGCCTTTGAAGAGCTAATGTTAGATCTTAAAAAGTATCGTTTTACGGAAGGTCGATACGTGACAGTAAGGTTGAAATTCTTCAAAGCCGGTGAGCTAGTTCTTGATACGTGCTCAGGTGGGGCTCAAGGCTGTTCTGACTACCCTCACAAACTAGTGAAGCACGATGACCTTGATCAGTTTGTTATCACAGTGGTCCTTCAGGATCTTACCGGTGATCTGGTTGAAACATCTGGGCCGGCTCAAGATATTACCATCGCCACTGAAATTATCGGATCAGGAAACGATTTGGCTAAACTACCTTTTACTACATCGAGAGAGCAACAGGATGCTAAGGCCGGGGAAAAACACTGTGTCGCCGATTACCAGGATGGTGCTCATGGGGGGCAACAGATAGATGACCAGTGTGTGTTTGCATATGGGGATACCGTTGTCCAACAGTCTGAGAAGCTGCGCTATGTAAAAGCTGATCCTAGATTCGATTTGATATGGTTAGCTAAGTCTGAAGCCAGTGGCAAGACTCCCGTGGTGCTAGGTAGCGAGGAGCGTGGTGGGGTTTTCTACCCCATGTTTCTATGTCGGTCTGCAGACAGGCTTGGTAAAACAAGCTTCAAAGAGGATGGCAGCCGCCAGCTCTGGGATCAATGCTACATAGCCGTCGACGAGGCAGGTACCTCGTTGCAGACTCCTGCTTTAGTCACAGATTTTGAAATTTTAACCTTTGCTCGATTGTAAATGCCCTGATTTTGTCTGATATGCCTACATGTTTCTTGCGTGCTCATAGAAGGCATTCATCATCCGCGGTAGGCTGACAGAAACAAGCTTACTTGTGATTGCCTTTGGAGCAAACACTTTTAAGGCTACATCCACACTATAGGTGACCTTGCACTTGTCCCCAAGATCCTCGATGAGCCACTCGCCCGAGTTTTTCTTAAACAGGCTGCCAGCGTGTAGATCCCACGCCACCCGCCGAGGTCTATCATGAGTCATCTTCAGGGTATAGGAGATTTTTTTCACGATGTGGATATTATATTGAATCTTCGCCTGATGTTCGTCCTTTTCTAGAACGTCTATACTATCGACTTCAGACAAGATCTTGGGATAGTGCTCGTAATCGAGAAGTGCGTTGTAAAATTGCTTTGCTGGTATGTCAAAAGTCTCTTCTCGTGTTGCCCCTGCCACGGAAAACTCCTTAATAATAATAGAAAAAGGCTGCTTGATCCAAACAAGCAGCCGATACTGTAATCTCTTGCTCAATAAGCGTCAATGGCTCGTTAAAACTAAGTTCAGCTAATTTGTCAGTTCATCTATAGAATGTCGCCATCGCCATTATCAACGTTCAGGAACATTCCAATCATGATACCTTCGATTCCGTCTTGAATAGCCTTACCTGCTATTGTTGGTAGTATATTAATATCAGGGGTTACTGTAGATTCATAGATCAATAGATGCTGATTGCTCGTGCAAAGTTCTGAAGTGCTGCAGTCGACCACATGGACCGAACCAATTTGATCTTTAACTCCTTCCGAGCCATCGAGTTCAGCGGCGCCAGCAGGTACTTCTTGCGGCCCCTGATTTTGCACGACAAACTCTAAGGAAGCTAAAGCACCATCATAGGTCTTGACGACAGTGTTGTGAGTCAAGACGCGGACATTTTGCCAGCCAACGATTGGTGCTGCAATGCGATAGTCAGCGTAGTGGCGAAGGATCTCTGCTTGGTCTCCTTGTGCTGGAATCGGCGCAAGAACAGCGCTTTGATTGAACTCTAAATTGTCCGTACCAGACGCGAGCGCGTAACCGGGCCATGCGACAAAGTCAAGGTAACGGCTAGTAGCGCTATCCACAGTGGGAAAATCAGACTTTTCAGCTGCCACAAAGAACTTGATTTTCACAGAGCCAACCAATGGTGGTGCGGAAAAATCAGAACAAAAGCCCTTGAGCTGAATACTGTCGAGGCAGTCTGCTGGCGCCTCAGGTAGTGCTTTTGCAAATCCTAAGGTTGATACACTTAAGCCCAGTGCCATCATTGCAATTTTCATTTAGTAACCCCTTGTAATTGAAATAAAAGGCTCTCACCCCTGGAGAGAGCCGAAATAAAACCACTAATCGTAGAGTAAGGACGGTGCGGTTAACCAAAAATCAACCACTTCGGTTTGCTTATCCAGCAGGCCCTCTTTGTTCTCACTAAGATGTAGCAGAGACTGGAACGAGTTTTTAAGTTCTTCGTGACCCAGTCCATGCCATTGGCCTCGCTCATGGACAAAGCGCAATGTCGCTGAAAGCTGGGGGAGAAGTGTATCCATATCTTTGATGCACTGACTCCAATCGTCTCTTCTAGCCCGCGAAATTGCGGCAATAGCCTTGTCAAACTGAGCTAGACTACGAGCGTCCCGAAGGCCGTCGACCCAGAGCTTATTGCTAAACCCAAGACGCGGATCTTTGATC
Coding sequences within it:
- a CDS encoding type II toxin-antitoxin system RatA family toxin, producing MAGATREETFDIPAKQFYNALLDYEHYPKILSEVDSIDVLEKDEHQAKIQYNIHIVKKISYTLKMTHDRPRRVAWDLHAGSLFKKNSGEWLIEDLGDKCKVTYSVDVALKVFAPKAITSKLVSVSLPRMMNAFYEHARNM
- a CDS encoding protein adenylyltransferase SelO family protein, which codes for MALKNFQKKMIQESYAKIRKIDGTHPFKESVHGSFVSYRVRYRGRGRISYFNFPLAKEMGLISSDHPHVMSRSLESALLDTFSIQIINEYDMTHGTKIDPNDVKPNQYMATRYLQLQHPSKIGITSGDGRSIWNGVVRHRGKVWDVSSCGTGATCLSPATAINNKYFRTGDPAVSYGCGHSTVSEGLVDVLFSEILTKNRIDTERVLCVIAYPKGLGTTVRVGKNLLRPSHFFNHLKQGQYLRLKDVADYYIQRQVQNGDWKIPKGQNQYLYLRDRMVETFADIAAKFEAHYIFCWLDWDGDNVLADGGIIDFGSVRQFGLYYHEYKFDDAERWSTNIKEQRGKARYTVQTFIQLVDYLISGKRKPIHSFRNHRSLKRFDRLLEWRLKEELLWKVGFNEPQIKFLMGFANKHVDQLLKSHSYLEQIKSREGVHQVADGQNCNILSNTRKLLLELPGAMVDLEPLDQQAFLKILGSHHSQYESFPKTRALRQHIQKFQKSYIKLVQKTSDNQGRSSAIILANLRQRAQQINHPERITGDSLCLVVEEILKKRSSFSFEQLEQLILHFVNEQILNPDFKPSKAWREAVRPPIFSRRFYRRILKLVSDYREGL
- a CDS encoding Type 1 glutamine amidotransferase-like domain-containing protein, with product MMRLWMFSSGEAEDNEDMDEDLFHEIDRKRPQITFIPAHQDDALICYDEFIERFAHYDYIKFRMLDLESPVTQKELRKTLQSDLIYLSGGNTFHFLKYLRSSGFINELRYYAKSGGLIAGHSAGAILMTPHIRTASFPYFDRDENEVGIKNFIAMRLVKFEFFPHYVNNIRYSDALVMASKKCHWPIYAAADGGGVAITDKGLRVYGKVWAFFQGKKFKIGFR
- a CDS encoding DUF4442 domain-containing protein, giving the protein MKSLRKQYEALMSHPRTFKTLLSLWPPFLFSGIRVAEVERDYRYIRIELKSYPFNRNHFGVHFGGSLFAMLDPFYMFMVLHNLGPKYYVWDKSGEIEFVKPGRGTVTAHLQVDQGMIDLIKSETGAGDKYLPEFSCEVWDEQDEVVAIYKKVLYVRLKPEHRS